The sequence TTATCTTCCCTAAAGAATACATCTGTCCCTATGATAAAAGTCTATACACTATCAATAAAAAGAGCGGATTATGAATAATTCCctgattttatctttttatacaAGCCATATTtacaatcttttttattttaaaattaaataaaatcattcttCAATATTCactttctatatattttaagcTCTCTAAgactatatattaatttgctatttttattCTGAATACCATTTTCGTTCTTgaattttgtaaataaatatttttttaaatctttaaattttattttctaatggtattgattaatttatttatcaaaattgaatGAGAGGTGACTTCGTAAATACTTTTTGACCAAGACAATATTGTATTATCAATTTCCTGAtcatatttatgaaataataaccataaaagaaaaaagaaaagaaaagaaaaaagctcaGTCTAAATGATTCAAATTACAAGTTTATAACTAACACaggaaaaattgaaaacaaacTTCCAATTAAAAACAGAAAACAAAAGCCCAAAAACGAAACCAAGCAAAAGCCCCTTTTAATATCAAAGCAGCCCGTTTCTCCGCTGCCCTCTTCGCTCGACATATTCCTAAACTAAACCCCTCTCTTAACCTAGCCACCCAGCACCACTGGCCGGTTGTTTTTCGACGCCCACAGCCACCGTTGCAAACACCGCCATCGCCGCCGTAAACACGGACCTCATTCTGTTTAAATTCCTAACTGCCGTCAACGATccctaaagaaaatatttaaagaagaAGGACAATCGCATGTAACAGGTAATTGCAGgtgaaaagatatatttatggcGGGGGCTCCGTCACCAGCTCTAAGCAATAACAGCTCCGACACCGGTCACACTGCCACCCTCCCTCATTCACTTCGTATGGACACGCCACCTAAGACTCTCCGGGGTCTTAACAAACCTAAATGTATCCAGTGCGGCAACGTTGCTCGCTCTAGGTAATACTTTACTTGCACATTGAAATATTGCGTGCTTGGGTCTGTTTTAGTAATTAGGTACTTTTTGTAATTCGCCAGTAAAATAGAAGAGgcatttagttatttatttgtgGAAATTTAAGGGAAATTACAAAAGACATACTTGTGAACACTCTAAGGACGCGGTAACAAATCGGTGTATATGTTTTACTCCGGTAGCAAAATTAAGTATATTCTCATAGCATTGGCAATTTTCTGCTCACTGGCACGACACACTTTTCTCTATGTTATGGAAGCGCCACATCAGCAAACTAACTGttttatgataatatattgaattttGCTAACAGAGTAAACTACGTACACCTAAAGTTGAAAATGAACCAAACCACAAGcatgttttttaaaaaataacggAACCCTAGCATTATTACGTTGTTGTTCAGGTGTTTATTTGTGCTAGTTTCATTTGTTTTATAATGGAATGGTATATGTAGTTAGTACTCTTTCTCCgcttgttttatttaattgcttatttgtttgtttggtGAATCAAATTAGAAATTAGAATAACAGAGTCTATGATGCAAGTTTAGTTGCTTAACCAAAAAATGTGTGGCTGTGGAGTTTTTGACAATTGAAGGTCATTTGATGATTTGAATTGTGTGTGATTAACTTTGCTCTTTCCTTTCACTAAATTATCCTTTTCAACCTCACATCTACTATTGTTTGAGATTGATAAATACTAGTTGTTATATTGTTGCTGTACTTTTATGCTTGAGCTGTTCAAGACTTGTTTATCCATATTGCTATTTAATTGGACATGGGGCAGCTGTAGAATGATTCAGTAGTCTATTTAGCTAACAGATCAACTTATTGGTGCCGTCAGTCAGTAATCTTAAGAACTTTATCGTTGGTATTAGGTTGAACTGCCCTTCCTTAGTCATAGTAGTCAGTGTCTATAGCAACCTAGCAAATGCCACTTGTTTTTTGGTTATATATAGTGGCTAATACTTGAAGTTATATCAGCACACTAAATTATGCGTTGCTGTGTGAATGTTGTAGATGTGGCTGGAAGTACGAGTTCATGCTACATGTCTTCATCATGTTGTCTCGATATTAGTTAACTTAGACTAGTCTACATTGTATTctagcattttgatgtttttcttttcctttcattgataCCTACAATAAACTGAACTATCTATACAGGTGTCCGTACCAATCATGCAAAAGTTGCTGCTCAAAAGCTCAAAATCCATGCCATATTCATGGTAtgtgacttttttttttttttcccaaaGATGGACTATATGTGACTATTTATTTGGTGCTAGTGTTTATTTTTGAAGATCGAATTCAACGTGAAGTTTCAGTAGTTGATTTGCGTCCAAGATGAATATAGTGGTTTAATCAATTTTGCAGAAAGAAGAGGGTAACTTTCACCCACTTACTGACGTTTTCAGGACCGTTCATTGGGTTTCATATGGCAAAAGTACCTTTTGGATGATTTGGCCATAAGTAGCTAAAAATGCTTTAAGGAGACTTGTTCTCTGTCCTAGGAATCTCAGAAGCATTTTATAGCTCCTTTTGGTCAAAAATCTTAAGAGGTAGTTTTACCAAAGCATCTGTAACTAGAATTGCAAACAACCCTTTTGCTCGAAAGTATTGGCTATAGGGTTTGAAGATTTCTAGATTCTATTGCATTAAAATTTCTGTGAATTATCTGGAGGGTTTCATTTATCATGTGAGCGGATCTGTTAGGTGTTTTTCTTGAtcataataaaactaaattgacTCCTCAATTACTGGACGGTGTTTAGTTGAACCCAAAACTTCAATTCAGCTTACTTAGAAATCGGTGGTCAAATTTACCACCAATATTAATCTTAGGTTAGGATTTATGAAATCTGAGAATTAATAATCACGAATATTGTTGTTTTGTCTTTCTAGAAAGTTGAATATGCATACCTTCTTGCTAACTGATGAACATGGTAATATGTGATGGGAGCAGGGATGAACTAATTAGTGAAGACGgtattttatgatgataatGGTAGTATTGGTAGTTGTGATGCTGTCATTATTGTGGCTGCCATGTTTAGTGTTAATAACCATGACTGTGCTGGTGGTGCTTATCCTAGTTCTGGCTGTGATGGTGAAGATAACTTTGGATGCTAATGGTGACTTCATTAGTGATAATGTCATGATAGCAAAAGAGGTGGTGGTGATGGTGATAGATTCTCTATTTGTAAGCAAACACAGGGGTTAACAATTGTAGCAATAATGAGAGTTATAGACTCGCAGTATTTAAGTATACTTTACATATGCAAAAAAATCCAGCTGGAAGTTGGGACGTACGGTCCCTTTTTCTCGGAAgaattttaagtttatgagaattaaaagcaattagaaatttgatatattttgcACCAGGGATTTCAGCAGGTCCTGCCACTGCTGATAACTGGACTTCTTCTATGGTTAATTATGTTTAACCTGATGAATTTGAACTGCGATGATATGAGTCAGTAGTTCTGTTTACTGAGGTGTCATAGATTTAGGTATACGTCCCTTGGATGATTCTATTTGGCAATATCCTTGTCTGCATACTATTCTTTATATTTGAAGTATGAAACTTCAGTTCGAAGATTCACACTGAATGTGCACTTATTGATATAGTTCTTATTATATGTCTCCTATTTTGTAAGTGCAGTTTTGAAAGCAAATGCAACTTTTCCAGACAAGACACCGACTTCGAGTACTCCTGTATCTGACCAGCAGCCAACTGAAGTATCTCCTGTAGCGTAAGTTACAACCCTGAGCCATGGGCTTATGTGCATCCGGCTTCCATTTCTGCCactaaattttagttattgtACTTGAGTAAACTGGGTATGCACCTCTACTAGTGACTTACCCATGAGAGGGATCTTGCTGAATTTTTATGTCAAACGTCACTTTCGGCATCTTAGGAGTTTGGTTTTGTGGTTATCTGACAAGCACATAACTATTTTTGACTTAATCCTTGATTGGATCTTACAACTTAGTGTCCCTTTCCTCTTCAGGAGTTCACTTCGAGTTGCATCACTTCGGCAACTTTCAAACCAATTTTCCCAATTTAACAATCTGCAAACTTCACGATCAAAGAAGCCATTGACCAGAAAGGTGCATTGTAATGATTTGATAAATTTCCATGATATGTTCTGTTTCTGTATTAGAATGATTTTCCTGATCTTGGGATTTATTGCAGGAAGCTGCAGCTATAAATGAATGGAGGTTTTCCAAGTTAAAAGAACACAGGGAAGGAAACATTGAAGTGGAAAATGAAGCATTTGATCGATACATGCAGAACATTAGCTTATTAGAGGAGGTTTTTTCTGTGAAATCTATTCTAGAGAGCTCCATAAAGGAATCCTCGGAAGGTGGTTCTCTTCCATTGAATCCGGAGCATGTGTCTACAGAAGATGACAGAGAGAAAGTGACCTCAGTGCAGAAGTTGAAGCTTAGATTGAATCCTACAAGAAGTGAAAATGTTCGAAAGAGGATACAGCAAATTGTCGATGTTGGGTTAAAGAAGCTTCAAAAGCTCGAGTTTGAAGACGGTGTTAATGATACGCACACTGATATTGAGCATGATAAACGGccggaaaagaaagaaaaattgtggGCTGAAAGGGCCTCAGCTTTAAGTGAACTTACTGAGAAATTGAATAAAGCCCGAAATGAAGAGGATCTAACATCATGCATGGAGATGAAGATGCAGCTCTACAGTCACCAAGGTCAAACAGAAACCAAAGATGAGGCATCCCATAAACAGACAGTCAAGAAAGAATTGGATTATCTTTCTCAAAAATTGTTTAGAACAGTAGAAATTGATCAGGAAGATCTCAACAAGATTGGTGCGCATTTCTCTTCCCTAGAAAAAGTAGCAAATTTGTGACGTGGTTAGATATCCAATAGGGAATGGAGATATAGGCTAGTGTAACTAGAAGATTGTAGCTATGCTCATATACTAATTATCCTGCTGTATTAGTCCCACCTCAGGTGCAATCCATTGCAGAAGTAATATTGCGCATAATGTTACAGTTGTGATTTCATGTTCTGTGATTGTATTTTAAGCAACCTATATTTTCTAGTGTCACTCATTCCGAATTACTGCTAACTGCACATTCTGAGGATGAAGCAACTTGGACTGACTGCTGAATTGTTTGCAACAGAATTGATATTTCTTGTAGAGCTAAAAGATTTCATCATCAGGATAACAGTTTCACTTGTCAATATTAGCAGTCAGTCTGTACAAGGACTTCGAAACTTTTCTGAAGTTTGACCTTCACAGGGCATTAGGCAAATTTAATAGAGAGGGAAAAATAATCTGAAGGTCTGCCAAGATACAAGAGCAGCCTCTTTTGGCTAACTtggaaaaagttaaaaataatggGGTCAATACTCGATTGACAATAGCATTAGCAACAGGCAAGCTGTATGTATAGCATTgattctgtttttttttttcttaattaatttcttattatattattccCTACTTCCTCAAGGAATCCTGATTTGGAATATGTGATTTTCAAGTGATATCATATCTCTAATCTCTTTGAAAGCTTCTTCACATAAATATTTGCTTTTGTATAAGTCATAATTTACGGTATGTTTGGATGCTCTCCATCGAATTGGAATTATGTACCTCTGCTTTCCACAGAATCTGATGGCTCAACTCCTTTTGAATTGAAAACATTAAAGTGGAACCCACTAACCAAAGGATTGGAAACATAGCATACAAACACCGCTATAACCATTCAACGCAGGCAGATGGCCTAATTTAAGTTAAGTTTGCTCATAATTACAGGACAACCAAACATGCCCTTGTCTATTATTTATCTTTGAATCAAAGTCAATTTAGTTCAGATAGGTTTGCTTGTGCttccaagaaaataataagaaaacttttaggaaaaataaaaaaagaagaatcctAAATGGGTGCTAAAGTCACATTACCATTATGACAAAGAAATTCCATCTCTCTGAATTTTgccttttattattatttaaaaaaaaaaaccattaaAGCTTTGTATGTATAGGTTTCTTTGTTGATGGGTTAGTGCCTTTACTTATTTCTTAGCTTTATTCTCCTATATACTTCACAACCCACAACGACCTTTCTTGGTGGATGGATATCAATATTTCTCCTTGAAACAGGGCTGGCTGTCACTTGCTTTCAATTTCTATGGCTCTACTCATCTCACCATcaccctttttttcttctcaagGAAGGACCTTTTGTATTTTATCAACCCCATTATCATAGCCTACTTCTTCTCAACCAGTTAATCTTAATCATGATTCTCCCTTGTTgatttttggttttatttatattactaaattattaggccacccaatagaagaaaaacaaattggAGCCTAGACTTTTTGCCTATGAGGATCTTCATATATAATGCCAATAGAGAATACATATATGTATCCATCAATTTCAATCCcaagctaaaagaaaaattagtttatttgatATAAATGCCACTAATAAGTGGTGGAATTTCGATGGGGACAATCAAAGTAATCCAACTTTAAGGGCAAGtgtttatatttgtatttgtatcttattttatttttgtttttctagtttttttatCCCTTGAATGATCACAATCCAACTAGGCCATGTCCTTGTCAATAACATAATTCTTAATGGAGACATGGATCCTGGCCTTGCAGAAGCAAAATCAATTGTATGTgaactatttctttttctttggttcTCATTTTCTAACATGCTTTCCATCTGGATATTTCTTGATGCAGATCAACCTTGATTAGTTTAAGTAAAATTAAGGCCACGAAAAGACTCACAATAATCAATCATGTTGGTGATAATAatcaaaagattaaaagaaaagtttataGCCAATATCACATGTAAAAAGGTCATTTCCTAATCCAATATTGATTAAGACTTTAGAAGAGATATACATATCAAGAAAAGCTCCACAATGGTAAGGAAGCATCATTCTCTGTGCTGTTTGGTTATAATATAGATAATGTATACTCCTCCTTTTCTTTcagaagacaaaagaaaaaaagtcaTTTCCCATGTGTATGTGCAGCCAAGAATCGTGGTTTCTCTATAATTGTGTATTGGATACTGTTAGGGTTGTGATTGATGCCATTCCAACGCCAATAAGTGTTTTTATTGTATGGTTTCTACTGTGCCACTAAAGGTTTCAAAAGGGTCTTGTTTTCTTGTCAATTCCAATAGGACCACACAGCTTTTTTCCATTACTATTCCAGATTTGGTGTTACCTATATAAACCACTTGCTTACACATATACTTTAATTAACTTGCATTAATCTTCTCCTATCATGTGTTAACCTAAAACCCTAATGGCATGTTTCAGAGCTTGATCAAATCTCTTTTAAAAggaataagttaattttagtagATATTATTGGGTTTGTGGCTTGTAAATTAAGTGCACTTAATAGCACCATGAGGGTTTGAAAAATTGGAGTTTTAGgttcaagaaaaaaagaaaatatctatATGATATAAATGTATAACCAAATCAGGATTCCTAACCCAAAACATAAAGGGAAACTTCAAAAAGCTGAGTTGGGATGTTGGCATGTTGCAAGTTCATGTCATAAAGCATCAGATTAACAAATCCAACTGTTTCTGGTCTAGTCCTTGTCATCTTGCACACAACATGGGCCTGAAAAATATTGACATAATAATATCTCTGAAGGCAATAACAGGTGAAAATGTACTAATACACAGTTAAAGTAAGAAAATTTTGCATTTATGTTTCAGGGTCAGACCTCTCTCAGACACACACCCAccaaatacatatatatatacagtcAGTCTTATATCATGGTGacttattttgttttacttCTTCTGTTTTTCGAAATATTACTTTATAAGCAAACCCCCTCCTAATTTAACCCATCTAGTTTATAAATAGCTGATGAAAATGACCTAACAGTGACATATTAAGCAAACATGAAGACATGATCCAGATGAAAGGAAAATTATGTTCAAGATTTTAGCACCTTCTCATGGTCCCTACTGGAGGCTTAAAACTCCCTAAATAGCTGCAGTTTGTCTTTCTTGAACTGAATCATCCCCATCAACCTAACCTAACATATAATGATATATTCCAATTGAAGCAGCTAGCTTATCCTTTGGTTCAAGAAATGTTCAATCATCTGATcaatgtttaattaatttatgactTGGTTTCAAATGGGTTTAAGGGAATAGGTCAAGAGAAGTAGTTGAAACTCCAATCCATACAATTTGTCTACctgtattaattaaatacacaTTCCGTAGTGAATTAGAACAGACAACTCCAAACAAGAAACTCCAAACCCTAATTAAGGTTTTCGAAAGGTTACATTTTAACAGAAAAGTATATGCTGTGCGTGACTCAACGCCATTTACACCGCATAACAATGTtggtattctttttatttaatacttcATTATGTTGATGAAGCCCAAGTTTTTATTGTTGCTTATCTTCACAATcaacatattttcttttagtgggtttttctttaaataattgtttgttttactttttagtAATTGTTTGAAGTGTTTTAAATCATAGAATTGGGAAAACCCACTTACCAGTCACTAATGATTTTCTTAGTGTTTTAGTTATTTAGAAGAATAGGTAAGTAGATGAATAGACCCTCTCTATATAGAAGGAGAAAGTGtgtgtctatatatataaatgagcTGTCCCACTAAAATATGTAAAGTAGAGGGGAGGTCATGAATCATGATTAAAGGAAATTATGGATATAAATAGGTAGTAATCAAGTGGCATATGCATGAAattagagaagaaaaatacaaGTTAATTAAAGGAGCGGGTGGGGTTGGATTGGCATATGGGATGGGAATTGAAGAGTGTCCTCTTTGGACAACATGCAATAAGTGAACATTGTCGGCATTTACTAATTGCAATAATATTCAAACATATTGGTTGAAAGACTTGGTACTAAGCCAAGAAAGCACTCCTTTTGTTTGCATctcctcttcttttttataaaacaaaattctacaattatttctttttatttatagaatcATCCATAATAACAAGGCAGAGCTTTTTATATGTTATTCTTCTATTAGtctaaatcttaaaaatattttactgatctttaataaaataaatattaaaaatcacaTAATTTTAAGTAACCGTATCAAATCATAAACACAAAGATGTCACCATTAAGATTATGATATAAAGTGAATATGTGTGGAGAAAATCTGGTTGAAATCATGCTCACTCATAAaactttattgtttttatcataaattatggcatataaatattgaaattagtTAAAGAGTAGATCTATGTGACAAAGTATAGCTGCCATAATAAGAAGCCAAAGAGTAATTGAATCTAGTCCTATGCATTAGATTATTAGATGAAATAGTAATTAGATAGCCGACTTACAGATTTGATTATGACAAATTGTGACGGGTCCTTTAgccttaattttatatattattagttgttaccattattattatttcaattataaaattaattttataaatataatttaataaattttttaatattaaatattaatttataatattttataaaataaaaataaaaaaaatatttttaaatgtcccaattttagaattttattagtaaaataatataaaaattattgtaaaatatttattaatttaattctaatattatataattaaaaatattaatttattagtgaatataacatttaaaaatattatttttttataattagaattattatctaattagaaaattatttattaattaatatatttattaaaatataattaatatgtttcttagataataattatctaattagaaaattaattattatctaattagaaatctaactaattattaatatattattttttagaattagaattaatgtttaattagaaatataacttcttaatcaataaattaatagaaaaactataaaattacacataaatttgaatcCCATGTGTGAAAATAAGTAcacatattgaaataaaaaatttatgtgtcaaaaattaaacatacatgtcaaaaaaatttagattttagaaattaatatatatatagatacatacaatatttctttttacatttttttgttaatcaaTCATATGTCTAGAAAgggtaaaaatattttaatggttaGTGAATTGTAAATCAACTTTTCTTTTGATCAAATTTGACCATAATACTTCAACTTATTGgcatgaaattattaattttaatgtaatgAAGATACTTTCAGTggttttcatttaaaaaagaaacccTTACGACAAATGTGATGTATAATGTCATTCAAGTTTAGgctttagaaaagaaaaaagtttgagGTGTCATATTTGAATTGCTGTCT comes from Ricinus communis isolate WT05 ecotype wild-type chromosome 5, ASM1957865v1, whole genome shotgun sequence and encodes:
- the LOC8263722 gene encoding uncharacterized protein LOC8263722, producing MAGAPSPALSNNSSDTGHTATLPHSLRMDTPPKTLRGLNKPKCIQCGNVARSRCPYQSCKSCCSKAQNPCHIHVLKANATFPDKTPTSSTPVSDQQPTEVSPVASSLRVASLRQLSNQFSQFNNLQTSRSKKPLTRKEAAAINEWRFSKLKEHREGNIEVENEAFDRYMQNISLLEEVFSVKSILESSIKESSEGGSLPLNPEHVSTEDDREKVTSVQKLKLRLNPTRSENVRKRIQQIVDVGLKKLQKLEFEDGVNDTHTDIEHDKRPEKKEKLWAERASALSELTEKLNKARNEEDLTSCMEMKMQLYSHQGQTETKDEASHKQTVKKELDYLSQKLFRTVEIDQEDLNKIGAHFSSLEKVANL